From the genome of Verrucomicrobiia bacterium:
AACCGCCGGGCCGCCATCTCCATCGACTCCCCGCGCGACGCCTGCTCCTCCACCGACACCCGCCCCAACCGGAACGGCAACCCCAGATCCGCCGCCCCCGCCCGGACCCGTTCCGCATCGTCATCCGCCTCCGCCCCCCTCAAACCGTGATGGACATGCGCCACCACCAACCGCCACCCGCGCCCCGGAGCCAGCACCGCCAGCGTCCGCAACAGCACCATCGAATCGCACCCCCCCGAAACCCCCACCACCACCCCGGCCCCCGTTGGAATCCATCCCCCGCCCTCGATCGCTCCCGCCACGCTCGCAATCCACTCATCCATGCCCCCTCCACTCTGCCCCCCTCCCCCTCCCCCGCCAGCCAAAACCCTCCCCTCCCACGACTCGTACTCAGCCCGAAGGGCGCTTCTCGTACTCGTCCTTGATCCCGCAGGTGCACCCTTTCGAGCGTTGCCTCGTGGCGGGTGCGATCGATTCGATCTTGCCCGGACCTCCAGTTCCGCGTGCGAACTGGCTCTCAGCTCTCAGCTCTCAGCTCTCAGGTCTCAGGTCTCAGGTCTCAGGTCTCAGGTCTCAGGTCTCAGGTCTCAGCCTGCCACTCTCTCACACCCCCATCCGCTCGAATCCCTCCTCGATCGTGGCCGTGTCCTGGATCTGGGCCAATCGCGCGTACAAGCCACCCTCCGCCAGCAACGACTCGTGCGTGCCCCGCTCCACAATCTCGCCCCCGCGCAGCACGAGGATCTGATCGGCCCGCCGGATGGTGCTCAATCGATGCGCGATCACGAAGCTCGTCCGCCCCGCCATCAACCGCTGCAGCGCCTCCTGGATCAGCCTCTCCGTCTGCGTGTCCACGCTGGCCGTCGCCTCGTCCAGGATCAGAATCGGGGCGTTCTTCAACAGCGCCCGCGCAATGCTGATGCGCTGCTTCTCCCCAACGCTCAACTTCACCCCCCGCTCCCCCACCCGGCTGTCGTACCCCTCCGGCAGACGCACAATGAAGTCGTGGCAGTTGGCGGCCCGCGCCGCCGCGATCATCTCCGATTCCTCCGCCTCCAACCGCCCGTACAGGATGTTCTCCCTCAAGGTCCCGTTGAACAGAAACGGCTCCTGCGCCACCACGCTGATGTTCCCACGAAGCGACTCCAGCGCCACCTCCCGAATGTCCTGCCCGTCAATCTCGATCCGCCCGCCCGTCGCCTCGTAAAATCCCGGCAGCAGATTCACCAGCGTGGACTTCCCCGCCCCCGTCGGCCCCACCAGCGCCACCATCTCCCCCGACCGTGCCCGCAATTCGATGCCCCGCAGAATCGAGCGTCCCCCCGCATAGTGAAACGACACCCCCTCATACCGGACGTCACCCCGCACCGGCTCCCGCAGTTGCCCGGTCCGGTCCGCCCGTTCGACCTCGGCATCCAGGATGTCGAAAACCCGCGCCGCCGCCGCCCGCGCCGCCTGCAACATCTGGTTCAGCGCGTGCAACCGCCCGATCGGTTCGTAGAAGAACATCCCCGCATACAGCATGAAGGCCACCAATTCCCCCACCTCCATCCGCCCCGCCATCACCTGCGCCCCGCCCACCCACAAAATCAGCCCGATCCCCAGCGCCCCCACAAACTGCATCGCCGGCGAATACCATGCCCATGCCCGCATCACCACCAGCGTCCCCTCCCTCAAGTCGTCCGCCCGCTCCGCAAACCGCCGGTCCTCGTGGACCTGCCGCCCGAAGGCCTTGATCTGCCGGATGCCCTGCAGGTTGTCCATCAACAGCGCATTCATGGCCGACGCCGCCTCGCGCTGTCGCCGGTAACGCCGGTGCGCCGTGATCGTGTACCACAGGGCGCCCCCCACCAGAAATGGCAGCGGTATCAGCGCCACCGCGCCCAGCATCGGGCTCGCCGCAAACATGAACACCAGCGCCCCCGCAATGCTCAGCAACGCCACCGTCCCCTGCTCCGTCCCGTCAATCAGCAGCCGCTCGACGTTGTTCACGTCCTCGATCACCCGCGTCATCAAATCCCCCGACGCCCGCGGATCAAACCACGCCACCGGCAACCGCTGCATCCGCGCATACACATCCCGCCGCATGTCGAAGATCACGTTCTGCTCAAGCCGGTTGTTCACCCGGATCCGCAGCACGTTGAACACCTCCCGCAGGAAAAATGCCGCCAGCAGCGCCGATGCCGCCGGCGCCAGCAGCCCTGACTCGCGCCGGCTGATCACGTCGTCGATCAGCACCCGGGTCAGCTTGGGATAAAGCATCCCGCACGCCAGCGACAGGATGGCAAACGAGATCGTCGCCACCGCCAGTCTCCGGTACGGCCGAAGATAGCGGGCCACCCGGACGATCACCTCCCAGGCCCCGCGCGGTTGCGATCGGAACGACGGATCGGTATGGGCCCCGTGTGCGGAACGCGACATGGCCGGTCAGCCTTCCCTCCGCCCCACCCCACGGTTCGCCTTCCCTGCCCCGTCCATCGGCCATGCATCTGCCATGCCCCCTTCCATAAACGGGAACCCCGCGTAGAGCAATGCCGCCGCTGTAACCAAAAACATTGCCGCCCCGCCCCGCGCCCCTGCTACCCTTCATCAGTGTTTTCACACGTGGACACCCGGAACCCCGGCGCCGTGCTGGACGTCTGCGAAAGCGCCTGGAGGATCATCGGCGGAAACCACCCGCCGCCAGTTCTGGGCCGCGTCTTCGCCTGGGTGCAACGTGCCTTCGCCGGTCACCACCCGGACTTCGAACCCCTCGACACCCGCTACCACGACTTCGAACACACCCTCCAGGGCACCGTCTGCCTCGCCCAACTCCTCCTCGGTTGGCACCACGCCCCGGGTCAACCGCCCCTCCCCGACCGGGCCCTCCTCCTCGGCTTCGTCGCCGTCCTCCTCCACGACACCGGATACCTGAAGCCCCGCGGCGATCGCGTCGGAACCGGCGCCAAATTCACCCCCGTCCATGTCCGGCGCAGCGCCGACCTGGCCGCCCGGGTCCTGCGCGCCGAATGCCTCCCCGAACCCGACATCGCCGCCGCGCAACTCATGATCCTTTGCACCGCGTTCGATGCCCGCGTGGCCGGCCTCCCGTTCAAGAATGCCCTCGACCGAAGAATCGGTTGCGCCCTCGCCTCCGCCGATCTCCTCGGCCAGATGGCCGCACCCGATTACGTGGACAAACTCCCCGCCCTTCATGCCGAGTTCGCCGAGGTCTCCCCCGACGATCCCGCACCCCATCCGGCCGTGTCCTTTCCCACCGCCGCAGATCTCATCCGCAATACCCCGGCCTTCTGGACCTCCTATGCCCTGCCCAGGCTCGAAACCGAGTACGAGGGGGTCTATCGCTTCCTCAACGATCCCTGGCCCTCCGGACCCAATCCCTACCTCCTGGGCGTCGAAGCCAATCTCCAGCGTATCCGCAACCTCCTGCCCGTCACCCCGGCCCCGGCCCCGGCTAGGCCGCCGGATCGCTCCCGTCCCCCGTCGGGCGCGATCCCTCGATCTCACGCAAAAGAAAGCAGATGAGATACCTCAGCCGCGTCTCCACATCCACCGTCTCCAACATCACCTGCCGCTGACGCGGATCGGTCAGCAGGGTGCAGGATACCAGATCCGCCAGCACACTCGCGTCCGATATCTCCGTCAGCGACTCCAGCACCTGATCCACCGACGGCGCATCCCCCGGCGCCCCAGCCGCCTCCCCCAGAAACTTCAGCGGCGCCGGCAGCCCCTGCCGGAAGCGTTCCCCCACCAACTCCCGCACCTTCACGCTCAACGCATCCACCCGCGCCGAATCCGCCTGCGCCACCACCATCGCCTGGATCGCCTGCACCCGGTACGGACGGTACCGGACCACCCGCCCAAGCGTCACCCGGGCCACCCCCTGCAGGATCAGGTTCGAGGTCCCGTCCGAATTCTCGACCGATGCCCGGATCAGCCCGATCCCCGCCACCCGCGCCGGAGACTCGCCCTTCGCATCCGGGCGTTGCATGGCCACGCAGAACATCCGATGCGATTCCAAGGCGTCCCGCAGCATCCGGCGGTAACGCGGCTCGAAGATGAACAAGGGAAGCACCGCCTGCGGGAACAAATTGACGCTCGGCAGAATCATCACCCCGACGGACTTCGGAAGATCCATGTGTGCCCCACGTTAGAATCCCACCCGCGCTTTGCAAGCCGACGCACAGGCCCACCCTTCCCCCGGTGCATCCCCAAGTTGTCGGTAACGAGCCAGCGAACCGGAGGGACGTGCTCCGCGAGTCCTCAACCCAACGCGCCACACCGTTGCGGCCTCGTGGAACTCGGCCCTCCGAAGCGCCGTTGGGCGAAGTCCGCACCTCTACCGACAACTCCGGGATGCACTGCCTTCCCCCGTGAGATTGCCAAACCCCCTGCCCACACCCAGAGTACCCCTTCATGAAGGCGTTCACGACGATCCTTCTGCTCGTCGTCGGGACCCTGGTCTGGGCCCTGTACGCTCTCCACTCGGCCCGTCACCAGCGGGGCGCCCAGCAGCAGAGCAACGAAGTCGTCATCTTCGACTTCTCCAATCGCTGGCATACCACCCGCCGCTCCCTCGACGAACAGCGCCTCCTCAATCACAGCCTTCGAACCAACCTCGCCCAACGCCTCCAGCAACTGGACGCCCTCCGCCGGGAACTCGCCGATCTTCACTCCGACATCGCCCGCTCCCGCGCCGAATCCCGTACCGCCCAGACCGAAATCGCCCGGCGTGACTCCCTCATCCAAACCCTGGAATCACGTATCGCCGAACTCACCCAAACCTCCACCGAACTCCAGGCCGCCATCCTGGAACTCGAGGAGCGAATCGCCGACGCCGAACGTCAACTCGCCGCCGCCGCCGCCAGCCGCCACTCCCTCCTCGATGATCTCGAATCCCTCCGGTCCGAAAAGGCCGGCCTCGAAAAGGAACTCCATGACGTCGCCCTCCTCCGCGATCAGGTCCGCGACCTGAGGCAGGAACTGACCATCGCCCGCCGCCTCGAATGGATCCGCCGCAGCCTCGACACCCCAGGCACAGGCGTCGGGTCCCTCGCCACCAACCCCGCACCCCCGCCGGAGCCCCACGCCCACTCCCCCACCCCCGACGTCGAGTCCGCCCGCTCCGGGGACGTCACCGTCATCGCCCCCACCCATTCCCCGGCCGAGCCCCAGTGAATGCCCCCTTCTCCTGGATCGATTCCCACGGACGTTCCCTCCAGGACCTCCGGGTCAGCGTCACCGACCGCTGCAATTTCCGCTGCCTCTACTGCCTCCCCGAAACCGAGGAGGCCGCCAATTTCTACCGCACCCGCTTCCCCGCCGCAGCCCGCCCCCTGCAACCCATCCTGCGCGAATGGAAACCCCGCGATCAGCTCCTCGACTTCGCTGAAATCGAGCGCGCCGTTCGCATCTTCGTCCGTCACGGAATCCGAAAGCTCCGCCTCACCGGCGGCGAACCCCTCCTCCGGGCCGACCTGCCCGTCCTCGTCGATCGCCTCGCCCGCATCCCCGGCATCGACGACCTCGCCCTCACCACCAACGGTTTCCACTTCGCCCGCCATGCCGCCCCCCTCCGCAAGGCCGGCCTCCGCCGTGTCAGCTTCAGCCTTGATTCCCTCGACCGCGCCAACTTCATCAAACTCACCGGACGCGACGGCCGCGACCAGGTCCTCGACGCCATCCGCCTCGCCCGCGACCTCGGCTTCGCCCCCATCAAGGTCAATGCCGTCGTCATCCGCGGTCTCAATGACCACGAGATCGAAGACCTCGCCGAGTTCGCCCGCCGCGAATCCCTCGCCCTCCGCTTCATCGAGTTCATGCCCCTCGACTCCGGCCGCGCCTGGCTCCGCGAACTCGTCGTCCCCGGTCGCGAAATCCTCGCCCGCCTCCAGCACCGCTTCCCGCTCCTTCCCGTCCAGCCCGGCCACCGCGCCGAAACCGCCCGCCGCTGGCGCTTCGCCGATGCCCCCGCCGAAATTGGCATCATCGCCCCCGTCACCGAACCCTTCTGCGGCCACTGCAACCGCATCCGCCTCACCGCCGACGGCCAGATCCGTACCTGCCTCTTCAGCATCGTGGAACATGACCTCAAACGCCTCCTCCGGGGGGGCGACGACGACGATGCCGTCGCCGCCTGGATCCGTCGCGTCGCCCTGGCCAAGGAGGATCGACATCACATCGGCGAACCCGGCTTCGAACAGCCCCAGCGCCCCATGAGCTGCATCGGAGGCTGATCCCGCCCCTCCCCTTGACGTCCCTCCAACGCTCCCCCCTTACTTTCCCCGCCATGCCGACGTACCAGTACGAATGCGCCAAGTGCGGC
Proteins encoded in this window:
- a CDS encoding ABC transporter ATP-binding protein, which codes for MSRSAHGAHTDPSFRSQPRGAWEVIVRVARYLRPYRRLAVATISFAILSLACGMLYPKLTRVLIDDVISRRESGLLAPAASALLAAFFLREVFNVLRIRVNNRLEQNVIFDMRRDVYARMQRLPVAWFDPRASGDLMTRVIEDVNNVERLLIDGTEQGTVALLSIAGALVFMFAASPMLGAVALIPLPFLVGGALWYTITAHRRYRRQREAASAMNALLMDNLQGIRQIKAFGRQVHEDRRFAERADDLREGTLVVMRAWAWYSPAMQFVGALGIGLILWVGGAQVMAGRMEVGELVAFMLYAGMFFYEPIGRLHALNQMLQAARAAAARVFDILDAEVERADRTGQLREPVRGDVRYEGVSFHYAGGRSILRGIELRARSGEMVALVGPTGAGKSTLVNLLPGFYEATGGRIEIDGQDIREVALESLRGNISVVAQEPFLFNGTLRENILYGRLEAEESEMIAAARAANCHDFIVRLPEGYDSRVGERGVKLSVGEKQRISIARALLKNAPILILDEATASVDTQTERLIQEALQRLMAGRTSFVIAHRLSTIRRADQILVLRGGEIVERGTHESLLAEGGLYARLAQIQDTATIEEGFERMGV
- a CDS encoding LON peptidase substrate-binding domain-containing protein — translated: MDLPKSVGVMILPSVNLFPQAVLPLFIFEPRYRRMLRDALESHRMFCVAMQRPDAKGESPARVAGIGLIRASVENSDGTSNLILQGVARVTLGRVVRYRPYRVQAIQAMVVAQADSARVDALSVKVRELVGERFRQGLPAPLKFLGEAAGAPGDAPSVDQVLESLTEISDASVLADLVSCTLLTDPRQRQVMLETVDVETRLRYLICFLLREIEGSRPTGDGSDPAA
- the moaA gene encoding GTP 3',8-cyclase MoaA is translated as MDPPQPRHPRHRRRVPRHQPRTPAGAPRPLPHPRRRVRPLRGRHRHRPHPFPGRAPVNAPFSWIDSHGRSLQDLRVSVTDRCNFRCLYCLPETEEAANFYRTRFPAAARPLQPILREWKPRDQLLDFAEIERAVRIFVRHGIRKLRLTGGEPLLRADLPVLVDRLARIPGIDDLALTTNGFHFARHAAPLRKAGLRRVSFSLDSLDRANFIKLTGRDGRDQVLDAIRLARDLGFAPIKVNAVVIRGLNDHEIEDLAEFARRESLALRFIEFMPLDSGRAWLRELVVPGREILARLQHRFPLLPVQPGHRAETARRWRFADAPAEIGIIAPVTEPFCGHCNRIRLTADGQIRTCLFSIVEHDLKRLLRGGDDDDAVAAWIRRVALAKEDRHHIGEPGFEQPQRPMSCIGG